The Apium graveolens cultivar Ventura chromosome 10, ASM990537v1, whole genome shotgun sequence nucleotide sequence CTTCACCGGAAAAATAATAAAATCTATCGAGCTAAACACCTTTCAAATGGAGGGAAGAGAAGCAGTAAAATATTATTGAGAAAGAGGTCTATCACGCTATCTTACAATTGAACGAGTTTGGGTTTTGATGATTACAATTATATAGTTTAAAAGTAAATCATAGCTGAATACATAGATAACCATATATAAATTTCTCATTAACATTTGATAAACATCATACAAGATAATAAATGGGCAAAGCTATATGACCCTTATTCACATTTGAAGGAAACTACATAACGTACTGACATATATCAAGTACATGCTTAGTTTGATGCTGAATGTTTCAAGTACTTAATAGAACTACAGAGTAGCAACAGCAGATTCTCGCTGAAACCTGCATACTTTGCAGACAGGTGAGTAAAGAGATGGAGTTTGGTACTTGTCCTCCCCGCCCATCATAGGCATAGGCACCCCTCTTTTTACAGGGCTGACATAACCTGTTCTATAAGTCTTTCCCAGGATTCCCTCAACAAGATCCGATAGATTAAAAAACCTGAATTGTGTCTCCAAGTGAGCAAAAGCATCATCAGATGGTAGTTGGTAGTTGTGAACCTTGTTTTCTTTCTCACCTATTGGGGTCACCCTCAAATTCAGCTCCACCAGTCCATCAACCGTGACTTTTACTGAGTTAGTCTCGTCGGTTCTCTCAATCACCACTTCTCTTTGTTGGCTCATGATCCTCCATTCAGCCTCGCCATCAGTGGGGATGCTGACATCCTCCCCGTCCCACTTCACAGTAAGAGACTCAACCTTGTCATCCCATTTTGTAACTCTTTTTGCTGCGAGAACTAGAGTGTGGGTGTCAAACATGACTGAGAGAGCTTGAACCCAGGTATAATCACGTGTCCTTCCTGCGGGCCTACTGCCAATGAAATGAGCATTGATCTGCAGATTGTTGTCTGACACAACAGCGAAGTCGCTTCCCTTGGCTCCATGGAA carries:
- the LOC141692623 gene encoding uncharacterized protein LOC141692623, which translates into the protein MGPRKAFILLAILLVFISVETGSVQAQGSGKDPANKYDVKKPLPGTTQVRAVCKTKGECFNTTLTCPSQCPDRKPKDNNSKGCFINCGSKCEATCKNRKPKCDGFGSLCYDPRFVGGDGVMFYFHGAKGSDFAVVSDNNLQINAHFIGSRPAGRTRDYTWVQALSVMFDTHTLVLAAKRVTKWDDKVESLTVKWDGEDVSIPTDGEAEWRIMSQQREVVIERTDETNSVKVTVDGLVELNLRVTPIGEKENKVHNYQLPSDDAFAHLETQFRFFNLSDLVEGILGKTYRTGYVSPVKRGVPMPMMGGEDKYQTPSLYSPVCKVCRFQRESAVATL